From the Chanos chanos chromosome 7, fChaCha1.1, whole genome shotgun sequence genome, the window ATAAACTGTATTATGAGGGATCTGTAGgtaaaatatgatttttggTTGCTTCATTCACCTCTTAAAAgcatttcagtttaaatgttaatttcccagcatttcagtcaaaaaaacatacatatgtcACTGCCGTACAACCTATTCTAGCATCGATAAAAGAGCGTCTACTTGagtagttctctctctctctctctctctctctctctctctcttcccgctGAGAGAGTGAGCTTGACTTACTGACTGGGGAATGTAAAGTAATATGATTCGTTTTGGTAACATAGGACGGACCGCTATGGCCTCCGAGgtaatttcagttttactttattACCCTGTGTATATAGTCGCTAATTGcgaagttttattttattttagacctCGGTTGTCAGCTGTTTTGCCTGCTGTTTTGCTTATTGTTCTGGCTAAATGTCCGAAACCACTGCTCTTTAGTTACCGGTGTGCCCgttgtctttgtgtgtagtttattgttttttgttgttgttcactgtttttgctttaccGAACGCTTTGCCTTGTTGTTAAACTGTTcagaaactgctgtttgtctgcGCTACCAGTTTTGCCTGGCCTCTAGGTAGCCAGGTACTTGTTCCTTTTGACTGTTCTTATCGGTGTTTTAAGAAAGCTATTTATAGAAATGAACTGTGTAGATAAGCcagctttcttttattttattcgcTCTAGGACTTTGCCTGGTTGGAGTGGTGGTTGGTTGTGCCGGCGGAGGGTGTCGGTTGTCCAGGAGGTTCCCTGCACTCACACTTCTGTCCAcacttgtgtgtttgctgtgttactTTTCACTGAACACTTTTGCACTTTATTTTGCAATGTGACTGATCTGCACGAGCACCCGTGGTGGTAGGTAACGGCCCCTTTGGTAAGTCCCTTAGCCACCCTCCGCAGCCGATGCCCTCACTCCTTCCTCCTAGCGCCTCCTGTTGGTAAACCATAACTATAGTCTCtatacttttttcatttttttaatgtactgttgGTTTTGATTCCGTTTACATCCTTTTACAATAATATAGTGTGCGAATAAACAATGACTTCATTATCATTATTCCTTGCAGCTCTTTACTGACTCAATAAAAgctactttttttctgaaaatccAATCTCTGCATCCAATCACTGAGAAACCCTTTTCATTGTAACACCAGAGTGTAGAAACTTACTGTGTGAAAGTATATATTTTTTGATGAAAGGCCCAAGGTGGCGTAGTAAAGTGACCCATAAAACGAAGGGGGGGCGGGATATataatttatacatatatagGTATGTAGAGATTTATTGTGTAAGAATAAgatgattttctttattttaaggAAGAATAAGGAGAAGGAGATCACCTGAGAGGTGGTCGCATCTTCTCACTCTGCTcactttttcctgtttaaagagGTTTTAATATCTGTAACAGTCCTCCTTTGTGGGACCCATTACATTTCTCACTGTAGCTTTAGATGACATGAcctgtcactgtgttttgtaGATATGTGCATGGTCACGATTTTAGGTTCAGGGTGGTTTTTGCATCCATTTAAaaacttttacatttaaaatcgAAATCCCTCCTTCTATACAGAGTCCATAGGCTCTGAAGAATCTGTTTCCCTCCATATGGTATTTTGAACTCATACGATCATGTGGTATTTTGAACTCAGACGATCATGCAGTATTGATCTACTATTGGTCACTTCTAATGCGACTGTCAGACAAGGTTACTGTTCGCGGTTACAATTCGTTGAAACGGCTTTAACCATCTGCAATACGAGAGCACCAGGACAATGCGTCATATAACAGCATTACAACGATCAATGTTTGTCACACATCAAAACTCTTTATCTGCAAATgttgtaaataaaaatgaaaaaaaaaaaaagaatcccttATGCAGCTAATTAGAAGGTGAAGTCTTAATCGGACGAGAAAATGGTCGCAGTCCCTATGTTATTTCACATGCGCCGGTGACGTATTGTACTTTGATACTGATCTAACTACAGCTGTGTGCATGTCATGTGTTACCATTTTATGATAGCCTATTACTATCAGGAGTCATGTAAAGTATGAGACAGCAGACCCTACCTGTATATGAAGTCTGCGgtgttttctgtcactctctctgttaagtctctgtctgtgttctcactgCTTTCTGAACGAGTGCAAAACAGAATGCCCTTTTCTCCCTTACCTCTATTCAAAGaccttcctgtttctctccgGTAAAGTATTTGAATACTGTTGCCTGGTACAATAATTCcattgcatacacacacagacatacacagacatgcattcaCCTTCATTTCTAGGGAAACCCAGAAAAGGGAAGTGAACAAAAACCTACAGATGTTTGGTAATTTAATCATTTGCAAGAAAATATCAATAACAGTGCAGTGTTCCTGGTTAATTATAATGAGTCGATTGGATAAATAAGACAACTCACTCAGTGCTCATCTATCCCTGTTTTTCTTGAAGCAATAGAGGgtaactgtttattttttccagttAACATGATCCAAAAATTCCCTCTGTCCACTTTTTGTGGCTGTGTCTGCAAAAGACATGACTAGATCCAAGAGCGAAATCCAGGAGACTGTAAACATGTTtggatttttatgttttatgcttGAAGACTACAGTTGCTGAATGTCTAAAAGCAGCCGTCTTTTACTCGTGATGTGTCGTGTCGTGCGTTTTCTTGTTCAAAATACTGGAGTCTAAGCTTATCGTTGAATTATTTACTGGAACtatttacacatatacatcTAAAGCAAGGTATTAATTTTCTGTACAATGTCTTTTGCGTTAAATTATTCTCACGACACAttcacggtaaaaaaaaaaaattgtgctgcTCCAATCTCTTAAGTATGAGCTGCACCTGTGCCCAGCGCCGCATCAACAGGATCACGATAAGCTCTAAAgcttgtcaaaataaaagtcctcatGGAAGAATCATTTGTACAATATAAAGGCTGGCATTTAAATTAACCcaaaatacaattaaattaaCAAATATCATTATGTCTCTCACAATGCTTTATCCTGAAATTTTACGATGTAATCGTTCAATAGCATGTCTGATCTGAGAAGTTACTACAGaatcaacattaaaaaacaaaaaaacaaaacaagacccAACTGTAAAAGGCTTTATCCAGGCCCTGGATATTGTAATGAGTATTCAAATGCAGTGCTGAAgctcactgagtgtgtgtgggaaagagacacagcaacagacagagagagagagacggagagagagagagagagagagagagagagagagagagggatagagacagagagagagagagagagtggagggcaGGAGGAAGgatgagagggacagagagagagagaaagagagagagggagagagagagagagagagagagagagatcattttaatgtgtggGCAAGAGAGCATATAAGCATAACCTTGTCAACACACGCAGAGCCCTGGGGTTTATATGGGTAAAGGAAATGATCCACTAGCCCCTGAGGCTTATGGGTAACTGCAGGGCGCATGTGGCGAGATCGGCATATAGGCGTGGCATTGCACCCTGTCGGGAATCataacggagagagagagagaaagagagagagagagagaattacatggaaagagagaaaaaccaagATGCAGGCATGTGCTGCTTTATTattataaaaagcaaacaataaCTGGGAAAGGGAAATTAGAAACTGAGATTCGTAgttcaatttttcttttgttttttttttttttattacagtgaCAAGATTGATTGAATGGTTAAATTAGGACAGGAAAACACATCCATAATATTTTTACATGctacacattttcttttttaaatttccttgTTAAATACCATATATTTATAATTACTCTGAGACTAAAATCCTGCTGATAATGGAACTGAAGGATTACACATTGAAGGATTagcattacacagacacaaaggacACAGACAGGATGTACATACAGGATGCAGAGAATATTGTTATATCGAGTTGACCTGTGCAGCACTGTGTCATTCGGGATGTGTCAGCCCAATAAAAAATCATCGAGGAGATccaacagtcacacagaaaagaTGATGGGTCTCTACCATGCCCAGTGTGCACAGGAGCCACATACTTTCATATTAATGAACTGGTTTTGTTGGGAGTATTGGGTATGAAACGTTTAAGTAACTGAATGTGAGAGACTGCAGGACTACTACCTGTGTTCTAATCACTGAGTCTCATTGGTCAGCGCAGGTTCACGTGGTGAGGTCACTGTAGGGTCATGTGCCCACTCTGTCCCACTGACAATGCTGAGGTCATAATGATGTCACTCTGTAAGTCTGTCTTTACAGAGCCATGCATATGTTGGTACCCTCCGGATAAACAATTGCCGTGTTTCTTCTTTTCGTCCTTTTGATATTccgtgtcccccccccctctaacGTTACGCTGTATTTGTGTGCCTGAACCAGCATATTTGATTATAActtataaaacagaaatgatacaACATATATCACAAACACTGCTACAGCCAGAGACACCCTAAAATGATATGGCATTTCAGACAGATTATCGCTTCTTGGGTAAAACTCACAATTATTTACCTTTGAACTTCATCCATCAAAAATGCTTGATTATGCTGAATTCAaacatgttttccttttctgaaaaTAATACATTTGTACAGACAAAGTGTCCTCTGCCATAAtcagttttcctctttttatatTATATGAACATAGGTACAAAGCACATACACATGAGCCCCAGTGGAAGTATGGTGGAAGCATTCAGTTACATATTAGTGCATCCTGGTCGAGACAGTAGACCTTGTACagagacatacatacactggCCTTTACTCTAACCCTGACCTTCATCCTAAAATCTTTATTAACAATAGGTCATAAATTTTAATTTCTATAATCTGTTGATATGTATGTAAAATCCAAATGTGTACTGTTATGCTATTTTTGATGTGAGGCAAAAAAGGATTATTAACTTGATAAGCTTAAAAACGAGACAATTCTGACACGATTTAAATACAAGTTTTAATGGTGAAGTTTCAAATTAACACGCATATTAAGGGTCAGTTTCAAGGCATTCAGAAAAAACTACAGGATAATATTAAACtgtttctgcaaaaaaaaataatgtgaatagaattctgcaaaaaagaaacattttatgttttatctaAAATCAGTCGAGATCTTTAAAGAAATTGCATCATTAAACTACTCCCCAAAGTAAACTTAAGTAATCCTGAGTTTTATCATGCTTTTGAAACAAGGTGAATATATAGAGATACAAGACaaacagatatgcacacactctTGTCTCTTCTGAAATGGAGCCCAAAGGTAAAAGGTCCAGTTGATCCTCAGTGATCTGTTCAGTCATCTAcaatgaaatgaagagaaaacaagaggacGTCAGAGTGATtcttataacacacacacacacacacacacacacatacacacatacacacacccacccacacacacacacatgcacacatgcacatacacacacaccttcatagTTGCTGCAGATGAAGTTCAGTCTTGTATTCTCAGGAAGGCTGATCCATTGTTTGACTCTGGTCTCAACTGCTCCAGTTCTTCCTTCATTTACACACTCCTCCACCACAGTTCCATTCCCTGGAGCCCAGTTCTGGTAGCAGGGAGATTCTCCACTCACCCAAAACCAGAAGCCCAGAGAGCAGCTGTAACGTAAGCCCAGCCACACATGAGCAGTGGAGGCCTTTTCAGACACCGCTTTCACCTTGTTCTGGAtcttctctgagtgaactgagacCAGGTCCACATAATGCTCTCTGCAGTGATTCAGAGCTTCACTCCAGGTCAGAGTCTCATTGATCAGGATCAGCTTGTCTACAAATAGTGTAATAAGCTATAATCAGGGTTGGGTAGTGACAGATTCCATTTAATCggaatcacaaaaaaaaactataattaGTTCAgatcacatttgaaaaaaatgtacaattagATTATAGTTACATTGCCAAGGATTActtgattacatttttgattacatctttaaaatatgttttgaaatcAAAATGAGCATTTTGAGTAAGTGCTCCTCTTGCATTACAATAGCAAGCTCCTCCCTGTggcctttgattaaaaaacatcaGCAAGAAAAACCTCAACAAAAGAAGCAACACAGTAAACCTGTAGACATTTATGCCAGCGTGTTTTTGTGAGGGTAATTTGATTTGACCAATTCGAAATGCCAAATATATTCTACTGTATATCAAAGTAAGTTACTCCTCTGAGTTTGCCAGGTTGCCAGTTTTTTTCAATGGTGACTtaattaatatttgtttttgttttttaatgatgagTTATGCATAATGGAGTTTTTTTATTCTTGGCTTTGTCCCCTGCCCTGTGGCCCCTGGCCCTGTTTACcctgcgtggccctgctcctcctgcacctTCCACAGTCATTAACTCTACTGCACTAATGCATCTATgcactgcaatttttttttaaaaaattgcgTTATTAACTCCTGATACCCCactaatgccccccccccccatcttctgtgtgtgtgtgtgtgtgtgtgtgtgtgtgtgtgtgtgtcttatatgcttgagtatgaatgccttgtgtgagtgtgactgtcttcctcccaggtgtgccccgccctctccatcctcttcatccctccccgtcatcctcctcatcatcaccatccCCCTCGTCCTGCTTTTGTTATCTTTATGTTGTCTGCTGTAACTGgccatggttttgtttgttgtggtcacataaagccctttgagactttaaacagcGATGCTGGGCTCTAAAtgaatgttgctgttgttgttgtttgtttgtttgttgttgttgttttattcttttttatgtacattgaaaatggaaaatgaacattttgagtaAGCGCTCCTCTTGCATTACAAGAGCAAAGTCCTCCATGTGGCCTTTGATtacaaaacagcagcaacaaaaccTTAAGCAAAAGGAACACCAGCCCACATGTTGCAGAATACACAAagtaactcagaacaagtagcaaacctcctaatagaagagcctcatggctttgttttgctaggagaatgaagccataggactcctctattaggaggtttactacatgttctgagttaactaactcactaactgagttttcactaaacccgctttctggaacacccccctgtaGTTTCTGCCAATACTGTATTTGTAAGGGTAATTTGTTTTAACCAACTGTAAATGCTGAATATGcacaatgcattttatttgcGTTGAAAATACTTTGAgatgttgaaagagaaaaaaaagaatatttgtggaGATCAAAGTTGTGTGCCTGTGTCCATTTTTTAGTATAAGGTGCAATATTTtcaatgtttgattttgaagtaaTCCAAAAAATAATCCAAAAGTACctagattagattacattttttcttttgtcgtCCAATGGATTACATtactaattacaaaaatatcCATCCTATTTGTGTTCAGTAACTGATTACATTTCAGTAAGTACTCCTGGCTATAATATTATCAATGACAGCCCAAACATTGTAATTTTACAATAACATGAAAAAACTACTCTCTGAGTAACACAGAATTACTTCCGCTTTTGATCACAGCTATTCTCCGCATGAAATACATGGAATTACATCCAAGTAAATTACATTCAAAAATTCACAGAGAATCAGCTCACCTTCATAGCAAACAAAAGGCTTTTCATCACCACATGACGAATCATGCCATTGTCCCAGTTCATCGCCGGTTACCTGCATGACAGTACACTTCTCAATAACCTCATTATTATCAGGTTGTCCAGACGCCCAGTTTCTGAATGAGGAGTTACTCTGATCTGACCATTTCCATGAGTCCATGAACAGGCCGATCCGGGCATCGCTAGTGCTGTCGTTTATCAAACTCCATATCATGTGATTCTCAGTCTGGTTCCTCACACTGGCCAGGTCTGTATGATGTTCTCTGCAGTAGCTCTGAGCTTCTCTCCAGGTTTTGGTCTCCTTAATCACTATGTATCTGTCACTGCTGACGTTTTTCTctggaagacaaacattttaCTAATCTCTCTGATCCTTATACTTCATTGTGATTTTTACAGTCATGATTGAGTTTATTATAAACtacatcatttttaaataggttttatcttcttttttctgtaagaGAAATTTCATTGCATAAACATATAACCACAACACAGACTTTGACATTGAATTTTGGTTCTCTTTTGATTGTCCTGTTAACTCGTCTCTCTTTTGGTCAAAAAATTAATTTCATGGCAagaaaagtgtaaaaataaTATGTGTAGTTTCACCAATAAAGCAATCTAATCACCATCATAACACATGGAGAAAAGTTCCTCATTAAAACTTAATTTCATGGCAAGAAAACTGCAATTCATATATAATTTTACCAGTAAAGTAACGTATAAAGAGTAATCACCATTataacacacagaaatctgATTGTGGTCACAAGGTTGATTATTCCATTGTCCATCCCGTCTCATCTCAGTACATTTCTCAGTCTCGAGATGATTTGGTTCTCCTGGGTGCCAGTTTGTAaactccatttctccctctctgtagaaTGTTGGATCTCCCAGAGACCACTGCCACCTCTCATCACCACTCTTCTCCAGTCCAATCCAAACACGCTCAACATctcctttaacagttttaatcagCTCATCTGTGTCCTCTTGGTTGTCAATAGTGGCCAGGTCAGTGTAGTGTtctctgcagtatgtctgtgcttcagtccaggtcttattcacattcacaaagtGATACTGACGAGgaacacatgcagacagcatGAAGACTCCTGTACAGAACAATGTTAACAAGattgtcatttttattactCATTCTACCtatgaaatgtgtgtctgtatgaaatacatattcatacagacacaaactcacacaattTTAGATACAACACATTTACCAGAGTGAACCTTTTTTCCTAAGGTTCTGTTCCTGACAGAACTTTGGgaaaaaatgctctctctctctctctttcacggaCATATGCGCAAATGCACTGACCTGAGAGAAGGAGGATGATATGTATGATGAGAATCATCTCTGATGGATCTAAATGACAGACAGGTCCATTTTAGTACTGTCATTATaaacactgtacaaacactGATGACAGCAAAGCAGCATCGTTGTTGCTGTAGTGTAAAATTCATTTCAGTACATGTTATGTGCTGTTAATGGAGGACTAATAGTCATTATATGATGTGTTGTTTTCTCTATTTCATTTATATTGAattgcagagaaaaaaatatatgtcacacgtgtatggacacacacacacacacacacacacacaacaacaacaacaacaacaacaacagcagcagcaaattCCACTTGTATTACGGCAAAAAGCAGCAGGGGAGGTGTGAGGTAGGACAGTAGGGAAATGATGTCTGTACATCAGATgggagaacaagaaaaaaacactgacaaaaaaatcGGGTCAAAAGCAAGAGgggaaatgtaaaaaaaaaaaaaaaaaaaaaaaaaggcagtggaCACATATCAGATCATCAGTAAAGAATGGATGACTAGATGACTCCAGTTCATGTGAAAACTCTGAAGAGACGGCGGATGAAATGTGGATCTAACGGTTGGCGATTTTATAAATGCCAACTTTGgtggcaaaacaaaaagaatttgtCCCAAAGCAAGGACTCTTAATCATTCTTGTGGATTTTGCAGTAATTAGTGTGTTTATTCAGTCAGGTAGCAATCAACAGCGAATATTCGAATATTCGGAGTCGGGGATGGGGCCGGGGCGAGGGCGGGCGAGGAGTGAGCATGACTCGGGATGGAAGGCGTAGCGCTGCAACACGTGTCTTTCGGTTTAGCTAAACGCATTAATATCTAAGGATGCTGTTATTCTCTTACAACCAGTTCTTCTCGACTCTCTCTCCGCTGTTAGGACATCATTTAAATGGTTCCGTCACCAAGCGTTCAGCCTTTTGTCCTTCCTTTAACGGCCAAGGTGAGCTGAGGTTTTACGTTTACtgctgtgagtgagagggatgtCAGGTGCCAAAGCTGAGATGGTATGTATCGTAAAACCTCCAATGATAGCCCAGTCTCCAATAAATGCAGGCTTCTTATAATCTACGGTATGAGCGACCCTTTCAGTGAAATAAACTGCCTCAAATAAACGTAGAAGAAAATTATATAGGTGTTTATTCTTCG encodes:
- the LOC115816444 gene encoding macrophage mannose receptor 1-like; its protein translation is MIAVHVQKGARTKTERQLNRDLQTQTYCREHYTDLATIDNQEDTDELIKTVKGDVERVWIGLEKSEKNVSSDRYIVIKETKTWREAQSYCREHHTDLASVRNQTENHMIWSLINDSTSDARIGLFMDSWKWSDQSNSSFRNWASGQPDNNEVIEKCTVMQVTGDELGQWHDSSCGDEKPFVCYEDKLILINETLTWSEALNHCREHYVDLVSVHSEKIQNKVKAVSEKASTAHVWLGLRYSCSLGFWFWVSGESPCYQNWAPGNGTVVEECVNEGRTGAVETRVKQWISLPENTRLNFICSNYEDD